The genomic region CATGATGTAAACGCACTGCATGCCGTCTGTTATATAGATAATGCTCCGGTCGGCGCTGTACGACTTCGGGAAAAATCGCCCGGTGTTGGCAAAGTAGAGCGCCTCTGTGTATTAAAAAGCACGCGCGGCACAGGTGCAGGGCGTGAGCTGATGAATGCTGTAACCCAAATGGCGTCTCTAAATGGGTGGCACGCTATACATTTAAATGCTCAAGCGCATGCTGAGGATTTTTATTTAAAGCTTGGCTACCAAACTGTGTCTGAGCCGTTTTTAGAGGCGAATATTCCCCATGTAAAAATGGAAAGGTCTCTTTGAACTACTCACC from Litoribacterium kuwaitense harbors:
- a CDS encoding GNAT family N-acetyltransferase is translated as MKIQWAASESVRNDCFLIRKHVFIEEQQVPQDVEMDEHDVNALHAVCYIDNAPVGAVRLREKSPGVGKVERLCVLKSTRGTGAGRELMNAVTQMASLNGWHAIHLNAQAHAEDFYLKLGYQTVSEPFLEANIPHVKMERSL